One stretch of Acropora muricata isolate sample 2 chromosome 12, ASM3666990v1, whole genome shotgun sequence DNA includes these proteins:
- the LOC136892846 gene encoding uncharacterized protein — translation MSQDKESVQENAVQISQGKILNITLLASEWKSSAGGLSTLNRELAIHLAKIQNVRVSLLVPEGACNDEDKREATSFGISILEAEKCVGHKIDVIVGYGVKLGHQVQLMKRQAQFQNCKWVHVVHTVPDLSKYKGHRSPISRSVEKLWDEVELCKCADLVVSVGPRPAEAYHSYLKECKKVEDFFELTPGLFEREFGDLAAKRKPKDERDHFIVLLCGRGDEEDFELRGYNIAVGAFASRLLKGKGYSLLFVGPPEGKLDEVTDRLLICGIDEKQLQVRKFVNSREKMKELFCEVDMVIMPSKSEGFGLVALEALSAGLPILVGRDSGFAQAIEDISCESYSVLDLEDPVRWAEVIQGVRNGYREVLQENKVLKENYSKKYCWTTQCEELVDRLWKMGYENRQLSPDRMSGRGICLLINNVKDSTGEENLLTNLFKSLGFHVEVKQDLSRIEILGVAQEFAKKDHSSYDLFVFIVLSECRPRTLIVGVDGKEVILKQVMSEFRPCHSTSLTNKPKLFFVLRFVNLKTQTAERRSGGTEFLTDTTKALPDLCNTSKQEVCPEEADFLLACATSPIVEGKKIKQPQPSFSEMMVNVVSRHHGKYHLLEMLTLLNHWTDNLHKKNGQSNVVVPYVIHTLRDKVRFDFIQTHEPQISTQSSIPGLPSVSSYDENETECRGYCVIINNRQFQGNDEAYRKGSEQDVERLRNLFESLRFEVIIKRDLERNHIEEVAQEYGRKNHDKFVAFVLIVMSHGDDEDCVLGVDNKPVSVKALMKEFQAQKCPSLKGKPKILIIQTCRGSRECDVERLDDYVESVNADPTEFGLADNSMDQFSLDSSLSKSVFPPETDFLLAFATVPGYVAFRSPTSGAFFIQELVEVIEKYHGSRHLLDMLTEVTRRVIDHQDQAFHPTKYRVQVPAPAHTLTKLLYL, via the exons ATGTCACAAGATAAAGAATCTGTACAAGAAAATGCAGTGCAGATTTCCCAGGggaaaatattaaacattactcTGCTAGCAAGTGAATGGAAGTCATCAGCTGGTGGTTTGTCAACATTAAACAGGGAACTTGCAATTCATCTGGCAAAGATACAAAATGTTAGAGTTTCACTGTTGGTCCCAGAGGGTGCTTGTAATGATGAAGACAAAAGGGAGGCTACAAGTTTTGGTATCAGTATTCTTGAGGCAGAGAAATGTGTTGGTCACAAAATAGATGTTATCGTTGGATATGGTGTGAAGCTTGGTCATCAAGTGCAACTCATGAAAAGACAGGCACAATTCCAAAACTGCAAGTGGGTACATGTGGTCCACACTGTTCCAGACCTCAGCAAATATAAAGGGCATAGGAGCCCAATTTCAAGAAGTGTAGAGAAGCTCTGGGATGAGGTTGAGCTTTGCAAGTGTGCTGACCTTGTTGTTTCAGTGGGACCAAGACCTGCAGAGGCTTATCATTCATATTTGAAAGAATGTAAAAAAGTTGAGGACTTTTTTGAGCTTACTCCTGGACTCTTTGAGCGTGAGTTTGGAGATTTAGCTGCAAAGCGGAAACCCAAAGATGAGAGAGATCATTTCATTGTGTTGTTATGTGGGCGAGGTGATGAGGAGGATTTTGAATTGAGGGGGTACAACATTGCTGTCGGTGCATTTGCTAGTCGTCTACTGAAGGGGAAAGGTTACTCTTTGCTTTTTGTGGGCCCACCTGAAGGAAAGCTGGATGAGGTTACGGACAGGCTGCTCATTTGTGGAATTGACGAGAAACAGCTGCAAGTGAGAAAGTTTGTGAACAGCAGAGAAAAAATGAAGGAGCTTTTTTGTGAAGTGGATATGGTCATCATGCCTTCAAAATCAGAAGGATTTGGCCTTGTTGCCCTTGAAGCCCTGTCAGCTGGCTTACCCATTCTTGTTGGGAGGGACTCAGGATTTGCACAAGCAATAGAGGACATTTCATGTGAATCATACAGCGTACTTGATTTAGAAGATCCTGTTAGATGGGCTGAAGTGATTCAGGGTGTTCGTAATGGATATAGAGAGGTCCTTCAAGAAAACAAAGTGCTGAAAGAAAATTATAGTAAAAAGTACTGTTGGACAACACAGTGTGAGGAACTTGTTGACAGATTATGGAAGATGGGTTATG AAAATCGACAGCTCAGCCCTGATAGGATGAGCGGTCGTGGAATTTGCCTGCTGATTAACAACGTTAAGGACTCGACTGGTGAGGAGAACTTACTcacaaatcttttcaaatcccTTGGGTTTCACGTGGAGGTTAAGCAGGATCTCTCGAGGATTGAGATCCTCGGGGTGGCCCAAGAATTTGCTAAAAAAGACCACAGTAGTTACGACTTATTCGTCTTCATCGTGTTGTCGGAATGCCGCCCGCGTACACTAATTGTTGGTGTGGATGGAAAGGAGGTGATTCTGAAACAAGTGATGTCTGAGTTTCGACCATGCCATAGCACTTCTTTGACGAACAAGCCCAAGCTGTTTTTTGTTCTACGATTTGTAAATTTAAAGACCCAAACCGCGGAACGTCGCAGTGGTGGGACTGAATTCCTTACGGACACGACCAAGGCGTTGCCTGACTTATGTAACACATCCAAACAAGAAGTGTGCCCGGAAGAGGCTGATTTTTTGTTAGCTTGTGCCACCTCACCAATTGTGGAAGGGAAAAAGATAAAGCAGCCCCAACCATCGTTCTCTGAG ATGATGGTCAATGTTGTCAGTAGACATCATGGTAAATATCATTTACTTGAAATGCTAACATTGCTTAACCACTGGACGGATaatttgcacaagaaaaatggCCAGTCAAATGTAGTGGTGCCATATGTGATCCATACGCTGCGAGACAAAGTACGCTTCG ATTTTATACAGACACACGAACCACAAATTTCTACCCAGTCTTCTATCCCAG GTTTGCCTTCAGTGAGCAGCTACGACGAGAACGAAACAGAATGCCGCGGTTACTGTGTTATCATCAACAATCGCCAGTTTCAAGGAAACGACGAGGCTTATCGAAAAGGATCCGAACAAGACGTTGAAAGGCTAAGAAATCTTTTTGAATCACTTCGATTTGAAGTGATTATTAAAAGAGATCTAGAAAGAAACCACATCGAGGAAGTAGCCCAAGAGTATGGGCGCAAAAATCACGACAAGTTTGTGGCTTTCGTTCTAATTGTTATGTCGCATGGCGATGACGAAGATTGCGTTTTGGGTGTGGATAACAAGCCGGTCAGCGTAAAAGCGCTCATGAAGGAATTTCAAGCTCAGAAGTGCCCTTCTTTGAAAGGAAAACCAAAGATTTTGATCATCCAAACATGCAGAGGCTCTCGCGAGTGCGACGTTGAAAGATTGGACGATTACGTGGAGAGTGTCAACGCCGACCCAACGGAATTTGGTCTTGCAGACAACAGCATGGATCAATTCTCGCTGGACTCTTCCCTCTCAAAGAGTGTGTTTCCTCCGGAAACTGACTTTCTTTTGGCATTTGCAACCGTGCCTGGTTACGTAGCCTTCCGGTCACCAACGTCTGGTGCTTTTTTCATTCAG GAGTTGGTTGAAGTTATTGAAAAGTACCATGGCTCTCGTCATTTGCTCGACATGCTGACGGAAGTCACCAGACGAGTGATCGATCATCAAGACCAAGCGTTCCACCCTACTAAATACAGGGTCCAAGTCCCAGCCCCTGCGCACACGTTGACCAAGCTGCTCTACTTGTGA